DNA sequence from the Veillonellales bacterium genome:
CAGAAATCGTCCACCCGGACGCGGGTATCTTTTGAAGTCGGTATGTATCAATTGGGCGGTTCGGCTCTATTCTTAAGCTCCCATGATCTGCAGATCGGACGGGGTGAACCTGTAAAAGACACGGCGCGGGTATTGTCCCGCTATGTTGACGGGATTATGATTCGTACCTTTTCCCATGATGAGGTCAAAGAACTAGCCGAATATGCAACCGTTCCGGTAATCAATGCCCTGACAGATTTATTGCATCCCTGTCAGGCTTTAACCGATATTTTTACGGCGAGGGAATACAAGGGCGACCTGAAAGGCCGGAAAATGGCTTTTATCGGCGACGGCAACAATATGGTTCATGCCTTGATGCATGCCTGTGCCAAGGTCGGTATGGATATTGCCGTGGCGACACCGGCGAATTACACGCCAAACGAGATGATCGTGGCGGAAGCGCGGGAAGATGCCAAGCTAACCGGCAGCAAAATCATTTTAGGTAATGATCCCCTGGAAGCGGCAAAAGACGCGGATGTGCTGTATACCGATGTCTGGGCCAGTATGGGTCAGGAAGCAGAGCAGGCAGCCAGAATGAAAGCTTTTACCAATTTCCAAATAAACGACCAAACCATGTCAGTGGCTCAGAAAGATGCCATTGTACTCCACTGCCTGCCTGCTCACCGGGGCGAGGAAATCACCGATGAGGTGATAGAAGGTCCCCAGTCGGCGGTTTTCGACGAAGCGGAAAATCGGCTTCACGTACAAAAGGCAATCATGGCTCTGTTAATGGGAGAGTAGAGAAGCTATGAGCTGTTGGCTGTGAGCTATGGGCTGAAAACCAACAGCCCAAAGCCCAAAGCGAATAGCTCATAGCCAACAACCATGAGCCATCTATTTACAAGGAGGAGTTTGAAAATGAGTGACGTTAAAAAAGTAGTATTAGCTTATTCCGGTGGTCTGGATACCTCAGTTATTATTCCGTGGCTGAAAGAAAATTATGACTGCGAAGTTATTGCCATGTGCGCCGATATCGGTCAAGGCGACGAACTGGCTCCGGTCAGGGAAAAGGCGCTCAAATCCGGTGCCAGCAAAGTGTATATTGAGGATTTAACCAAAGAATTCGTGGAAGATTACATATGGCCGACACTGAAAGCCGGTGCAATTTATGAAGGCAAGTATCTGCTGGGGACTTCTTTTGCCCGTCCGCTCATTGCCAAGGCACTTGTAAGAATTGCCGAACTGGAAGGTGCGGATGCTATTTCTCATGGCGCTACCGGTAAAGGCAACGACCAGGTACGGTTTGAACTGACAGTTAAGGCTTTGGCACCGCAGCTGAAAATTATTGCCCCCTGGCGGCTGTGGGATATCCGCTCCCGGGAAGATGCCATTGATTATGCGGCAAAACACAACATTCCGGTACCGG
Encoded proteins:
- the argF gene encoding ornithine carbamoyltransferase yields the protein MSMKGKDLLSIHDLSIAEVDEILDMAQTLKARQKQGKKHKLLKGKTLGMIFQKSSTRTRVSFEVGMYQLGGSALFLSSHDLQIGRGEPVKDTARVLSRYVDGIMIRTFSHDEVKELAEYATVPVINALTDLLHPCQALTDIFTAREYKGDLKGRKMAFIGDGNNMVHALMHACAKVGMDIAVATPANYTPNEMIVAEAREDAKLTGSKIILGNDPLEAAKDADVLYTDVWASMGQEAEQAARMKAFTNFQINDQTMSVAQKDAIVLHCLPAHRGEEITDEVIEGPQSAVFDEAENRLHVQKAIMALLMGE